In one window of Candidatus Hydrogenedentota bacterium DNA:
- a CDS encoding alkaline phosphatase produces the protein MKFMSRAYLILLLAACSARAQVACVEHVVVVGVDGLAPFGIEAAETPVLDSLMRRGAYTMHARAVMPTSSSSNWASMIMGAGPEQHGVTSNDWQPDKHEIEPVAKGPGGIFPTIFSAMREQRPDAHIAVLHHWDGFGRLLERDLVDFIANPKTEDLTAQRASEYILEHKPAFLFVHLDHVDHAGHETGWRSTEYNVAVEKADRLIGQILKAVDNSSIADRTIVLVVSDHGGKNKSHGGSTMDEIEIPWIIAGPGIAAGKEISAPVDTYQTAATIAYIFGIKQPDAWIARPVLEAFASK, from the coding sequence ATGAAGTTCATGTCACGCGCGTACCTAATCCTCCTGCTCGCGGCGTGCAGTGCTCGCGCTCAGGTTGCCTGTGTCGAACACGTAGTTGTCGTTGGCGTCGATGGGTTGGCGCCGTTCGGTATCGAGGCGGCGGAAACCCCTGTCCTGGACTCACTGATGCGGCGCGGCGCCTATACGATGCATGCGCGCGCGGTGATGCCAACGAGCAGCAGCTCGAATTGGGCGTCCATGATCATGGGCGCGGGCCCGGAGCAGCATGGGGTCACATCGAACGACTGGCAGCCGGACAAGCACGAGATCGAGCCGGTTGCCAAAGGCCCGGGCGGTATTTTCCCCACGATTTTTTCCGCTATGCGCGAGCAGAGGCCCGACGCGCACATCGCGGTATTGCACCATTGGGATGGTTTTGGCCGTTTATTGGAAAGAGACCTGGTCGATTTCATTGCGAACCCGAAAACTGAAGACCTGACCGCGCAGCGCGCGTCCGAATACATTCTCGAACACAAACCGGCGTTCCTGTTCGTTCACCTCGATCACGTCGATCACGCCGGCCACGAAACGGGTTGGCGTTCGACGGAGTACAACGTCGCCGTAGAGAAGGCAGACCGCCTCATCGGCCAAATCCTCAAAGCTGTGGACAACTCAAGCATTGCGGATCGGACCATTGTGCTTGTCGTTTCCGACCACGGCGGAAAAAACAAGAGTCACGGCGGCAGCACGATGGACGAAATTGAGATTCCGTGGATTATTGCCGGGCCAGGAATCGCGGCAGGCAAAGAGATTTCCGCGCCCGTCGACACGTATCAAACGGCGGCCACCATTGCGTACATCTTCGGAATTAAACAGCCCGACGCATGGATTGCCCGGCCGGTGCTGGAGGCATTCGCCTCAAAGTAG
- the udk gene encoding uridine kinase codes for MKPILVLLAGPSCGGKTSIVREVRRRLPEGACSVVAVDAYYRDLAHLQPAERATSNFDHPDSLDWPLLKEHVARLLDGESILAPTYDFANHTRRREVLDIPSAPVIVVEGILALYDEELNALASVRAYVDAPDQSCLDRRIGRDTTERGRTAESVRAQFEATVLPMAEQFVKCTRDRAGLILDGTQPIDGLAQRVLELVEARRRRGLL; via the coding sequence ATGAAGCCAATACTTGTCCTGCTCGCGGGACCTAGCTGCGGAGGAAAGACCTCGATCGTGCGCGAAGTCCGGCGCCGCTTGCCTGAGGGTGCGTGCAGCGTTGTTGCCGTCGACGCGTACTACCGCGATCTCGCGCATCTGCAACCGGCCGAACGCGCCACGTCAAACTTCGATCATCCCGACTCGCTCGACTGGCCACTGTTGAAGGAACACGTCGCGCGTCTGCTCGATGGCGAATCGATTCTCGCGCCGACGTACGACTTTGCCAACCATACGCGCCGCCGCGAAGTGCTTGACATACCGAGCGCGCCGGTGATCGTCGTTGAGGGAATACTGGCGCTGTACGACGAGGAATTGAACGCGCTGGCGTCCGTCCGCGCGTACGTGGATGCGCCGGACCAATCGTGCCTCGATCGGCGCATTGGACGGGACACGACGGAACGGGGCCGCACGGCGGAGTCCGTTCGCGCTCAATTTGAGGCGACTGTTCTGCCGATGGCGGAGCAATTCGTCAAGTGCACAAGGGACCGCGCCGGCTTGATTTTGGATGGGACGCAACCAATCGACGGCTTGGCGCAACGCGTGCTCGAACTGGTCGAGGCCCGCCGACGGCGAGGACTACTTTGA